The DNA region TTCTTTAAAGAATAATCAAGTTTAAAAAAGATGCAGATAGATATACACTTCCTGACTTAAGTCTTGgtgcttatccaagttttaggtacaacaaataataacctgacttctagttgatcatttggtatcagaagtggcttatttaaaaggcaaaaccctctagatcagtggttctcaaagtgggggtcgggaccccttgaggggtcgcggaacaatgaagggggggggggggggtcgcctggtgatttccaaaaatctacttattattattaggccataacaattaccatattttatccataaccaactgatgAGAAAAAAACAGCCGTTTATAGTAAcaatagtagcttatttacttgttctattggattgcgacccctggggttaatacattatattaaagacagcaatagcgtcagatgcagcagattgattttagaacaccaggttaaactttctggcccatttacagcactgacataaataaaaaaaattaaacgaagaatagattttggtctattggtgtgtgtgtgcgccattgcatgcgagttttctgtatttataaccacctcagaggatattgggggtcgcgagtcactggcattgttattttaggggtcgcgtgctgaaaagtttgggaacccctgctctagattaTGGTTATTTGatcagaataaaatatgatcatgccttgatttttaatgatttaattaggacagtaaggtctgactttggacaaaagtctcgtcacttaaaagaaataaagtccagtatagaatataaagtcatgctgcagtgaaaaaggaatgaatattgtgcatgactccatcatgagcttggaggactgcatccatacatctctgcaatgactcaaatcacttattaataaagtcatctgaaatggcaaagaaagcgttcctgcaggactcccagagttcatcaagattctttggattcatcttcaatgcctcctctttcatcttaccccagacatgctcaataatgttcatatctggtgactgggctggacaatcctggagcacattgaccttcttcgttttcaggaactttgatgtgataCCACTGATATGctgaataatgttcatgtctggtgaatgaactggccaatcctggaccaCTGAAGAacttcctgctgaagaatttgccctctctggTGGtttgcacaaatgtcttgatacctcaggctgttgatgttgccatccactctgcagatctctcgcacgcccttATACTGAATTTAActtcaaaccatgatttttttcttcaccaaacttgactgatctctgtgagaatcttgggtgcatgcgggttctaataggtcttctgcagtatttgtgatgattgggatgcagctcaacagatgattcacaggaaaaatgtagaaaaaccttctgccacttttccaaatgatcaactagcagTCAAATCATTATTTGTTGCTTTCGCAActgagatcgacgacaagacttttgtcaggtagtgtacatgtcTGCCTCAACAAAGGGGATGGTGTTTAAATTGTTCGCAATTTCATCAGTTAACCTGTTAAATCAGTTCACAAATTGCACTTAACAATTCATTTGTGAATCAGACTGACATCTGAGTCATCgtctcactgattcaaatgatctgttcagagtgagtctgcagtaaacgattcactgattttccaaactaaactaaatgtgGTTTTACATGTTACATgtatgtaaataatttattttttacaagtgGGTTCAAAACACTAGTTcattattaaggtaaagttggttttatattcccacattcgttcatttaactGTCCTTATATGGTTTACCACACTAAtctgaatattgggtctgaaattgcatttaaattacttcaaaacaacattaacatttaatTGATTGTTACTTTAATGGGCATTGGCTGCTAACATGTTTTTCCAATGTACAATTTGCAactaatacttttctgaaattatattattaatgggAATGTCCGAACGTAcaaatattaaaccaactttacctcaattagttcatatttttttaaatacaaaatttatgCAAGTGAGAATAGGAAACTGTGACATGTATACCCCAAAATCCTAAATACAGTGGACAAAGAAGCAACAGGAAGTGAAGTAGTCTGCATGACTGCAGCGAGACTAGGAAAACACAGGTTTGGTTGAATTTAAATAACAGCAGACCACAAGCTGTGACTAGCTATTCACTAGTTTCCAtcaaaaaatgtgaattaaatttatgcgcaaaactggaatatcgcataaaattTCAATCCaataagtcaaagagaacaaaatagtcacttctTGATTATTCGGCGCCAAATATCacaagtaaaaactgaatttgttgCAGTAgcagaagctgcatgaatcttttccttatttaataaatgacttcagAAGACAATGGCGACACGCAATGGCAGCGTGGTGGCGCTTGAAGGTGTGAGACGCAGGGCACACACACTCTTAACTATTcttgaggtaattaataatataataacactaatactgaaaagATTAAggtgttttataatgaccaatcaacatttcagatggtttacaatGCAGTCAGGTTGCTGGTTTGTACGTTCACACACTTTTATATCAACACATGATCACTTAAAACAAAATCAgattactttttttaatgtgcatacttaTAATTGTGTAAATATTGTCAAATTAAAAGATGTCAGAATTATTTTGCTAATTGTTGTAGTTCATCACATCCGGTATCCTATCAAATTTACCTGACATTATCAGGATGTTTTATTAGCATTTACTTAACTATAGACAAAAAAACTGATACTGTGAGAAATGTTAAAGTTGTCTAAATTCTTGGATTTGACAGAATATATATGCTCTATCCCTCACCAATACTCCCGTATAATTTacaaactgtgaaaaaaaaaaaaatctcacctctTCAAGAGTAGGTATGATCTTCAGCAATATCTCAGCCACCGTAGGAATATCGGCACTGACGCTTAGGATTCTGTAAAAGTGATCAAAATCGCATCCCACGGGAAGAAAGAAGCTGATATTAGACATAAAAATTGCCTAAAGAAAACGATCAGTGCTTTTGTTGGTGCAATTAAATGTGAGGAAAGAAAACAGACCCCAAAGAGAGTCAACTCTTAATCAAAGAGGAGTGAGGAAGACAGAAAAACAAACTGAAGCTCCTTCCTGTTGCTGAAATGTCAAGATACAGGGAAGGTCAGATTTGTAGTGTGATAGCGAGAGCTAAAGACTGAGGCcacatttacactaatgcgttttagttttaaagagGCTATATAGAGTGAAAACGGTCCACATCCAAACTAGGATCTTatctagagactattaagcaggagcgagttggaggtggttggagatcaAATCTGCAGAGCTGTGACCGTTCAGGTATTCTGTGGCTCTTCAGAGAGTGCTCTGACTGGTTAATCATAGTGTGAAGTAGTGAAGTGACATAGCACGTAAATAATTCAGGTCAAGATGGTACACAAATAGGCTGGCTGTAATTTTACaacaaaaacattagaaaaactgaccccaaacttttgaccggtagagtgtatatatgaatattttaaggttttaaaactattttattcagtgtaaataaTCTAGATTTGATCTCGATCTAATCCGGTTTATATAAAATAAGCCTGCTCCTGAGCAGGTTTTAGCTCCCAGAccagttgctatgacaacaactctcagatgagttttgaaaaacaaaacgATCATGGATTGTGTTAAATaatcaaatccagctaattgagttattcacgtacgaagaacggagcCCAGGTTTTGGAGAGGAGAGCACACGCCAATGATTTTTCTCTATTGTATAAAAGACCCAATCAGAGCGCGATATGTCAGCAGCCATGCCTCCTTTTTCCCGACGTCTGTTTTACTACGTTTACACTGCAGGGATTCTGCAGGTaccaattaaaaattaaattttagaattaaacagggctaaacactaaggattttatTCTAATGGCCCGGTATTATCATGAGAAAACAATTGCTTTTAGCTTGCTTTCCCTGACAAAGGGAATTTAATGGGGAATTTGCTgcaaaaatgtctaacagctgttgtgaatctctttgcaataaaagtatacaaaattataaaaattaaggtTTTACCTAAATGTATTcttggtgattggatggatgtcaGCCAGATTGAGTAACTTTACTTGGACGAAGCAaaattaagacctacaacacaatatttcagtaaatgtatatctttttaaggcctaaaatttagtttttgaaatgcaAGACTTTAAGATTGAGCAGATACTCTGACACTGACACGAAACAACAGCCTTTCCAAACGAAAGCAGCCGCTACAGcattggttctcaaacttttttcaccaaataccacctcagaaaaaaattgtttctccaagtaccaccataatgaccggtattaaaatacagtagtgtagcggcctaattaagcagctgcaGCTCTGCGTAGTTCAaaaacgaggcagattaattattattatcatcatgaatatttattattgtcagccactttaaccattataaatagtttaaacaatagCAATGTAatgtgcttacaggtaaaaaataaaacgtcaacgttaaaattaaaatgtgcttttaaaaagttaattaaaagttACACtattcttaaaaattaaaaaaaaaaagaaaactgctgtacttaaactTAAAGTATTATCAAAAAGTAgactattcatcaaaacctggaaatgttccttgtacctcataaatataggctatatgtcattatATTCATATCTAAActctttttgatgcatttttaaatatacgTTCGTCTATTTATGacatatttgtatatctttgaaatctaaacataaacttgtattttaaatatatgaattgtatttaaattagaaattagatctgcttactgtgCATTAGAAtaggctttgtgtgtcagaaaagtaATTAAACTATACCCGTCAACAttggaatataaaaatacaggataTGCCCTAAACAACCGTTACAAATAGGGGGCTggaaattagcttcaaatgacagaatacataacaaacattaaaaaatgtaaaataaaaggtttagcatattaaaatcaatttactgatcataTCAGTGTTATCGTACGCATTAAAgagttaaaagtgtgttcatttttttactttagttattcagcgattcctccgcatACCCCTAGAAGGAAGcttgcgtaccactagtggtacacgtttCACAGCTTGAAAACCATTGCTCTACagcattttaaaaagtcttaaactcCAAGGTAGTGAGGGATGAAAGGTCTAAAAGTATCAAGAGTCaagcgttttaaaactaaaacacattagtgtaaactggACCTGAGAGAGAAGTGACagagcaaagagagagagagaatggcaGAGATGTACATGAAGGTAGCAGGAGATCCACATCCAGGAGAGAAGAGACAGAAAAAGCAGAGACAGATGAGCAGACTGGGTAAGGGAGGGAAGGGGCAAAGTTTTAAAGTCGAACCTTACAATACAACAGACAAAAGGGAGAAAATGTATTTTGTGCTGCCCCTTCACCCTCTATAACTAAATTCAGCCTTGTATTAGCAAGAAacctttaaaaagaaaacagtggAGTTTCCCAGGAAAACAAAAAAGCTAGTTTGTGATGTCGGAGAGGGAAACAGGGAGGGAAAGGGCTTCCTTACATGACAGAAAAGGCATTTGAATAAAGCACAACagcattttaaattcatattgaGAGTTATGGCAGCATCATATTCATGTTTCATGGCAGTAAGGGAGTAGATTGCACATTAAAGGAAGTTAAAACAGTTCTGATATTGGCAGTAACAGAGCTGATATGACTTGGAGGTTGGAGTATCTGAGTGGCACGTACCGCTCGGGCCCACTGCTGTCTGGGACTGACACAGTGGCATTGTACTGCAGGGGGCGGGGCCAAGCAACCAGAGCAATCAAGCACACGGATGTCAATCAAGTGAGCCGCCCAATAGGAAGGGCGCGATTATGGGCGTGGCCAACCAGGGAGTCAGGAGGTCAGGCGGCAACGCAGTACGTGGCGATCCAGAATATGGGAATTGGccataaataaacagagaaatcaaaataaaaaacaaaaaacaaggaaaAGGGGAGAGGGAGTGGAAGaggaatacattttttaattggaAACACTTTCAGTGTGACTTTTAATTCTCATAATGTTGGAGGAGAATGGACAACAGGAGAGGAACAGATTATGAGAATATGTACAAGgccaaatatattattttagccAGGATAACAGAATCAGAAATGcttcaatttgtatttatgatatacatatttttcaggttttgttgtttttaatacatATACTAACATAGCAAATACAACCCAGTACACTAAAGACACCTGAGCTCCATTGACAACAGACTGTAGTGGGTTAAGTGAGAATCTGCAAACCAAACAGAAGAGTACTCACATCTGTGCGCAGAGCTTTAATATTTTTCCCACCCTTTCCAATCACAGCGCCTGCATTCTGGAGAGAAGAAATAGTCAGCATAAAtttatatgaaattatatatatatatatatatatatatatatatatatatatatatatatatatatatatatatatatatatataaactcaaaGACTTACTTTGCTCTGTAGCAGAATTCTGAGCTCCACCATTTCGTCAGAGTTTCGGGATCTCTTATAGGGTTTTTCCTCCTCTGAATCATCAGCAGAACGCTTACCTGAAATGTCATATACCACCCATTTTTAGGATAAAAACTGTGGTAAAATTATTTTACTGATGTTGTTATACATGTCTAAATTATTTAATGCTTGAATAAATCTAAATGTAAACCTTTGTAGTTTAATTTgattaatgaataaaattatacatttaaataatacatcaataaataataactcaTATATAATTtatctaattaagacaataacaATGAATTATTATCccattattataaataatcattaataattagtgctgggcaaaataaaaagtgattgatcgaattatctatctatctatctatctatctatctatctatctatctatctatctatctatctatctaaattataacaaaattatacaaaacaattttgttacatagatgTTTAAGTTTACATATaatttgtatgcatgtatgcatgtatgtatgtgtgtgtgtgtgtgtgtgtatatatatacaaattatatgaaaacttaatttttcattcagctaattatttcattattttatttttaatattttgatgtaTAGAAATTGCAGCTTCTAAGTTCCGTTTGTTAAAAGCAAGTGTCTTCCAGCGCTGTTTTTGTAAGAAaaggaaagcaaattacatttgtctaaTCCAAAAAATGGTCCAATCTGTGACTAACAAACTATAATGTGATCTGAACCGTGAGATCTGTGATCCGTTAAACCACTAGTAATAGCATCATTCAGAATATCACCTCCATTTATGTAGATTTTTTACTAGATCTTACCATTACTCTCTTTGTTGCTGAAAGTCTCCTCTTCCTGTGGGTCGTTTTCTGGATCCATTATCTATCTACACCTAGTGGAGATGAACAGCCCTCTCTGTCCAAACAAATGCCTAGAGGAAAACACAAATAGCTGAAACGAAAGAGAAAAAATGACGGAACAGGGTGCTGTTTGTATAATCATTTCAGTGATATCATCAGAATGAACATTAGCATTGTTTGGATGTTCAGACCGGGCTCTAAGTTGGACTAAACATCAACAACTCTCCCATATGTTTAGCATGGTGTTGGCCAAGAGAGGGATTCTGATAGAGTAGAAATACACGACacctttaagtatttttaaatggttAGCTGAAATGGTTTCTGTTCTCAAGCTGGTCAAAGGTTACATTTCTTTAGATTCGGCAAACAGAAGTTGTATGATAAAATATGGGGTCCCTTCCTTAGATGCGTTTGTTAATGATGTCTctgcaattttttttgtaatagagCAATTCCAGAGTTACAGATGTGAcgtttgcagtaaaaacttaaaacataaatttacaAAGAAAGtacatgttaacattatattaaaacatctgtttatattttccaaaactaacCAGAGAGTTAAggaatcagaaaaatatcaatctgtaaacaagttttatattttaaatgaaaaaaataaacatgcaattttacagtatacaaaatactttttagaaattccgtgaattaaactgcacaacccaaaagaaataagaggtgctcactatagaacaaaaaaattgatgttttttaatttgacattcttgcatttatgagggaaaagcttcgttatggatgtgacagatgtgaaattggcacttgtgtggcttaaatcaaatataattgtttaaaaaaaacactgacagagacatttttgagtatgctaaagtactgtaaaaaaccTGCTTACATAGAAAACCTAAAAACGGCTTTGCTATTTTGGTGAAGACTTAATGTTTTTCATGGAAAGGTTGGCATTCACATGGAAttgcacaatatttttttctccctcctTTTTACGCgtcattctattttgtttcttATTCCATTAGTCTGGTTGAGATTTTTTAGATTGTGCTGTATAATTGTTGTATTGCTTGCTAGTGTTTTGATGCATGTTCTAGTGGGTTAATTTTGTTAACATATATACACGGTGTACACTATTGGGTGTTGTTTTCATTAAAatcttttatcaaaaaaaaaaacaagcaaaaatttggatgttaacaatgcattaaaaatgctaaactgtgattaataataataataataataataataaaagaatgaaCAGCGTTTTATGTATTCACCATAATTAGGCAAAGTATTTTAAGAGGAAATGTGAAGAGAAACAAATTAATGcgttataaaaaaaactgaactgaaactaaacatTGGTTAATATTCTCTATGGATGCAGAAACGATGAATTAATAGGAAGAATTCAAATTATAGCCAGgtcaagctaaaataaaaacaaactactCTTGGGTTGTGTTTCATAATCTGCTGTGCTGCCTATCTGCGTGTAGCATTAACGCATACGTGCTTTTAAACGAGCCAGATATGCTCACAAACTATTCACCAAGTAATATTTACTGTAAGAGGAACTCCATTGTATTTTGAGAACCAAAACTGCTGTTAAATGTAATCAAACTTCGCCATCTTCCTTATCAGCTGCCTGACTGGCTAATTAACAATGAATAGTTTCAGGAAGCTAACGAGCTAACTAAATAGCATAAAGTAACATTACTGTTTTACGAGTAGTAACGTCACTTGTTTTCCGTAGTCTCGTGTTAAATATAGATAACATAGTATTATTAACACAACTAATAACATTACTTTAGTTATGCACAGCGAACTGTGAAAATTATTGAAGATCACGGTTGCTAGCTTGCTTTAGCTAACAGACATGAAGCTAACTACACCGTAAGCAAACATAATTCTAACTGTAAGAATTAATCGTGGGCGCGGGAAAAAATACTGTTAATTTAgagcattaatatatttattactagATTATGCAGTTTTTTATATGTGTAAAGACGATAAAAGAGTTGATTTTTTGTATCGGGAAATGTATCAACATACCTGTTCCTATCGTACTCCCCCTTCGTAACAACAATGACGCACAAAATGTTTCTAACGCCAATAAGGCGCGGGCCAATGAAAGCGCCTCCCTCCACAATATAAACTCATTCTGATTGGTCGAAATCGCTGCATACTCGAAACCTCAGCAAGCGACACGGACAACCATTGGACAAAACCAAcgtcaattttttttatgaacgcCTTCATGATCAGCAAGGCTAGTTTGATCCTTCAGAAAGcgtatgctttttaaaaaaagttaatgtattgAGATAAacgtatttaaaaaattaatcactgaaACTGTTTCACGAGAACATCTTAGCTACAGGTTATTTGAGCAAATCACTCATTAGAGCAAAGTTACGATCTCAAATTCATCCACAGCCTGCCATTTACTGGTaagatttcattttttataatcataatgcatttaaaatctcTATATTAAGCATATTACTTGTTTTGTATGAACTGATAATCTTATGGTTGCTTTAAACTGCACCTGGGCTACATAGAAGCTGTATATTTGATTTAAACGTTAAACTAttctaaccggccactttattaggtacaccactctggcgcaaatttctaatcagccaatgacatggcagtagctcaatgcatgtagacatggtgaagacgatctgcagcagttcaaaacgagcatcagaatgggggaaaaaagggtgatttaagtgacttgaacgtggcatggttgttggtgccagatggattggtctgagtgtttcagaaactgctgatctactgggattttcatgcataaccatctctagggtttacagagaatggtcagaaaaatacCAAATATCctttgagcggcagttctgtggggacAATTGCCCtattgatgtcagaggtcagaggagaatggccacagtaactcaaataactattTGTTACAGCCAAggtctgcagaaaagcatctctgaacacacaactcgttcaaccttgaggcagatgcgctacagcagcagaagacaacaccaggtgccactcctgtcagcttcgAACCGGAAACcgagaaactgaggctacaattcgaacaggctcactaaaattggacaatagaagactggaaaaacgttgcctggtctgatgagtatcCATTTTTTGCTgtcacattcggatggtagggtcagaatttggcatcaacagcatgaaagcatggatccatcctgcctggtTTCgatggtttaggctggtggttagtactaattgagcatcgtgtcaacgccacagcctacctgagtattgttgctgatcatgttcatccctttatgaccacaatgtttccatcttctgatggctacttctagcaggataaaaCGCCATGTCATAATATGCAAACATGTATCtattaaagtggctggtgagtgagcatatatatatatatatatatatatatatatatatatatatatatatatatatatatatatataatttttttttcttttcgaaaATACTAATTTATCACACTGTTATTGTACAGATCAACTTTAATCAGAATTGTATGTAGAagctttttttaataactgaataaaaatgtaaagaaattttaagtttttagttcacccaaaaatgaaaatgtattttccatcatgtggttttaaaatTGTATGAGTTTCTGTCCCATGTTGAATATATTctagatatatatatttagaatgcATGTGGCCTGCACCctttgatttccatagtatttttcattCCTACAAAAGGCAATGGGtgtcagcaaccagcatttttcaaaatatcttatttgtgtTCATCagtaaaaagaaactcaaatgtatttttgaacaagtgaagggtgattCACTGATGACAGAAATtgtcgtttttgggtgaactatctctctAACGTAAACTGTTGTAATACAAATGTTAAATACCTAAATCTTTACAACACATTTGCCTCTCTCCATGTTTAAAAGATGACTCTCTGGTGTTTGGGAAGGTGAGAGGATGTCAGTGGGTGAAGTCCAGGTAATCCAGGCATGGCTGCGCTCTGAATGGCACATCCAGGTTCCTCCTGCCTGGCTGGATGCGTGTGTAaactggataaaggaggaagtgGACAGGGCATCCATACCCCAATCGCAGCTTAATCAGCGTGTCCTGGAGCAATGGCTTCTGACTGACCTTCGAGATCTAGCCCACCCAGTTCTCCCTGAAAGGATTTCTGAAGCCCAGAAAACAGTACTGAGCAATCGTTGCTGCGTTCAGATGGACTCACTACTAGACGTTAGTCAGCCTGCGTACAATCAGCTGCAGCGCATTCGAGGCACCGACTGCTCCAATGATCAAGTCTCGGCAGTTACGCAAGAAACCCAGAGGCCTTGGGAGGCCAAACCAACACGCATGCTGATGTTGCAGCTCACAGATGGAGTGCAGAATCTGGAGGGCATGGAGTACCGACCCATCCCAGCCCTCAATGCCAACCTTCCACCAGGCACTAAGCTACAGCTAGTCGGCCCAATTGCAGTCCGTCTTGGGGTGTTgcttttaaaggcagaaaacatTAAGGTTTTGGGTGGAGAGGTGGAACAGCTCTTGGAGATTCACTCTCAGAGCAGAGTGCTTTGTGGGACGCTGGGTTTACCTGAGGAGACACATCCACAACAGGAACCGGATGGCCTTGTAGCCAGTGTAGCTGATAGTGGCTACAGCAGTCTGGCATCAGAAGCTTCTCTAAGACATCCTCAATCTCAACCCCTCCCTCAAGTTTCCAGACAAGACGATTGGGATATGGACGAGATCCCAGATGATGACTTCAGAAGCATTCCTGATCATTTCGATGATCTCCCTCAAAACAACAACCCGTTAGAAGACGTTCCTGAGGATTTTGATGACATCCCATTGGATGAGTTGGACAACGTGATGTGCCCGATAGATGTAGAAGTCTCAGCAGGTACACTGGAAGACCCTGAAAGGAACAAACATGACTCGAGTTTACTTAACGGCTCCAAACCTGAAGAAGTG from Danio rerio strain Tuebingen ecotype United States chromosome 8, GRCz12tu, whole genome shotgun sequence includes:
- the rmi1 gene encoding recQ-mediated genome instability protein 1 (The RefSeq protein has 7 substitutions compared to this genomic sequence) is translated as MSVGEVQVIQAWLRSEWHIQVPPAWLDACVNWIKEEADRASIPQSQLNQRVLEQWLLTDLRDLAHPVLPERISEAQKTVLSNRCCVQMDSLLDVSQPAYNQLQRIRGTDCSNDQVSAVTQETQRPWEAKPTRMLMLQLTDGVQNLEGMEYRPIPALNANLPPGTKLQLVGPIAVRLGVLLLKAENIKVLGGEVEQLLEIHSQSRVLCGTLGLPEETHPQQEPDGLVASVADSGYSSLASEASLRHPQSQPLPQISRQDDWDMDEIPDDDFRSIPDHFDDLPQNNNPLEDVPEDFDDIPLDELDNVMCPIDVEVSAGTLEDPERNKHDSSLLNGSKPEEVSFPSRSRLGNTYQSRTLNKVPNTSLASCSTSTLDSSACKETPMYLCSLQAGCWPPKSPQVFRLQAFIVTLVGNLRISGGVWKLGATISDGSGYLDVDLSDNMLSELIGFSAAETRVLRKDLARRGEVDSGIQHCQRELVDMCCMMSVQVDLTGRGVVLSASPISDRECSEMQKRVKEARR
- the rmi1 gene encoding recQ-mediated genome instability protein 1 isoform X1, whose protein sequence is MSVGEVQVIQAWLRSEWHIQVPPAWLDACVNWIKEEVDRASIPQSQLNQRVLEQWLLTDLRDLAHPVLPERISEAQKTVLSNRCCVQMDSLLDVSQPAYNQLQRIRGTDCSNDQVSAVTQETQRPWEAKPTRMLMLQLTDGVQNLEGMEYRPIPALNANLPPGTKLQLVGPIAVRLGVLLLKAENIKVLGGEVEQLLEIHSQSRVLCGTLGLPEETHPQQEPDGLVASVADSGYSSLASEASLRHPQSQPLPQVSRQDDWDMDEIPDDDFRSIPDHFDDLPQNNNPLEDVPEDFDDIPLDELDNVMCPIDVEVSAGTLEDPERNKHDSSLLNGSKPEEVSFPSRSRLGNSYQSRTLNEVPNTSLASCSTSTLDSSACKETPMYLCSLQAGCWPPKSPQVFRLQAFIVTLVGNLRISGGVWKLGATISDGSGYLDVDLSDNMLSGLIGFSAAETRVLRKDLARRWEVDSGIQHCQRELVDMCCMMSVQVDQTGRGVVLSASPISDRECSEMQKRVKEARR